The genomic DNA TACCCTTTTGTAATGGTAGTGAGATTGTCCTGTGGGTCACAGGAACCTGCAAAGCAGGGGTGTCTGCTGCTCTTAATCTTTTCTGCAGTCTGGTGCTTTTATAGATGTGCTACAGGCAGAGGAGATTGGGCTGGGAAGATGTTTCCTACAGCAGACTCACTGCCACCCACTAGCATCTACAGTCTGTTTGGGAGGTCAGATACTTGACAGGGCTAGGAAAGACCAGAAGGCTTTTCTAGACGTTACTCAATGGCTGTTCTAAGAACTGCTATCTCTGGCATTTGTACACAGCTACAAACACCCAGTTCTGGAAGCTGGGAGTAGACGccagagctggggagcagcagtgggagacTGTTTGTCTTTAGCCAGTCTGTTCTTGCTGGCAAGTCTTGGTTTCTTAAGCTTTTGCTGGTTCAGCACTGGTGCAAACACCAGCATAATATCAATTCAGATTCCCACTTCTGAACTGTGACCCAGCCAGGGTTGAAATTAACTGTACAGCGCTTATAATCTGTCAAATATTAGTCATGTTGCTTAGTAAGCTTCTTCCCAAGGGTGTTCTGATGCTGTAGTAATAGAAATGATggaacaaactttttttctctagcaCTCCTCTGACTGTAACTTCAGGTCATGTTTTTTAGACCCAAGATGAAGAGCTGGAGTTATTCTCATCTAAGGAAGGCTTGGGAGGGGCGGGAGGGTTGAAAAGTCTTGAGATAccaaaaagcagttaaaaaataataaaaaaattctcatcaCAAAGAGATCAGAAGAGCAAGAAATTTGGTGCAAATTGCAGCAAACAGAACTGCAGCAGGACATTGGGCACACAGAGTTCTCCAGAACTGAGAACCCCATCTACAATCTCTGAGCTCTAACCTTATGAGGGAGGAGGCGTGGACAGATTAAATCTTCTCTGCCAGAGGCTTGATAAGATGATCTTACATTGGGGTGGGAAAGCACGTGCGAGTGTTTCTGTGTATGTCATCAGTCTTCATCTCGCCTTTGCTGTTCGTCGTGGCAAACGGCTTACAGCCGTTCTTCTCAAAGGTTACCTTCCAGCCTCTCTTTCTCTGACTGCACCTGATTATCTGACTTTCTCTGCCCTTTAAAAGGGCTTCTTGACTTTGGCACCAGAAGACTGCTGCTCTCTCAGGCTGGGAGGCCTGGcatctgaaatacagtatttgtcAGTGGTAGGTAATAGAATTATTTATTCCCTGTTCTCATATCATGTTATGTAGAAGCTGGGACTAGGCTGAgataaataaactttttaaaaatatctgatcTTCTGTGGTGAGTCCACTGGGATGTATGCTTTGATAGTTGTCTCTTCCCTCAGAGAGCTGTGGCAGGAGATGCCTCTGAGTCTgcacttctgaaatgcattGAATTATGCTGTGGTTCTGTCAAGGAGATGAGAGAAAGGTATCCCAAAGTGGTGGAGATTCCATTTAATTCTACCAACAAGTACCAGGTAAGTGTGTATTCTCTTGAGGGAGAGCCGCTGTGTGACACATTTACATAAATTTGCACGCAGTGTGCCTCAAAACTTGTTTTGGCACCAAAATCTTGTCTAGTCATTGCTTGCTTGTAGACTGCTGAAGACTATGAATTTAAGTTGAACAGACCATATCAGTTATACTGCATAAAAGCTTCTGGAGCTGCCCTGACCCTAAGGTGTCATGACGCTGCTGTGAAATGGCCAGGCATGCTTCCCTCCTGTGCAGCAGTAATGCGTGGAGAATGGAAGAACTCAAATCTGGAAATAGGAATGAACTGCTAGGAAATGGCCTTAACGGGTAGAACTTGGATACAGAAAAGGCCACTGCAACATCTGTGCTTATAATGTGAATGTTAAAGTATACATAGTAATTCCTTAGTTTGTGAACCTCTTTTTAAAGTGCAggtaaaggaaaagcagagcagaataTCACAAACTGTCCTAAGTTACCGTAGGCACAAAACACTGAGAGATGGTGATTACTCGTGACCTTCACAGTACATGTCTATAAAACAATTTCATTGCTTCCACCCTAGCTGTCTATCCACAAGAATGCAAATCCATCAGAATCCCGTTACTTGCTGGTGATGAAGGGAGCTCCAGAGAGGATCTTGGATCGCTGCAGCACCATTCTTATTCATGGCAAAGTGCAACCCCTGGACGAGGAAATGAAAGATTCTTTTCAGAATGCCTACCTTGAGTTGGGAGGCCTCGGGGAGAGAGTGTTAGGTAAGGAACAGCAGCCTTTATCAATTGGAAAAAGATTTGTCCTTCATGCTCCTGTGCAGAGTCCCCACAGATTAAGTACTGTGTTCCTGCAGCGTAACCATAGCGTGGTGTTGAGTCAAGGTCACTTCAGCAATTCATATAGGAACAGGTCCTGCCTTTAGCCTTTAATCTAAAAGGCAGCCTGCGGGGTCTTGTCTTGCCCAGCGGCTGGGTTGCCTAGATCAAAATGAAGCAGAGCATTTGGGACCTTCAGGTCTCCGTGGGGCCACGTGGTATTAGATTTGCTCCACTGCATGTGAAGCAAGCTGTGTCTGGGCACCTAGCAACAGCTAGTAGTTATCAGAATAGGAGCGTGGCTCCGGCCTCAGTAGCCTTGGCTAAACCTCTGACACTGCCCTGTTATTCTTGCGTAGCTGTTTGCAGAAGCAATAAGCATTTGTTCTCTCTGCCTCCTGATCTGTAGGAACAGAGTAAACATGGGTTTGATGTGTTACAGGATTCTGTCACTTGGCTCTGCCTGATGATCAGTTCCCTGAAGGCTTCCAGTTTGATACAGACGAAGTGAACTTTCCTGTAGACAAACTCTGCTTTGTAGGACTGATGTCTATGATTGACCCGCCTCGTGCTGCTGTGCCAGATGCTGTGGGCAAATGCAGAAGCGCTGGGATCAAGGTAGTTTACTCCTGGGTTGAAAATTGCCTTGCTCTATACCTGTGCATGTAAAGGGCTTCCCTTAGTCTCTGTGTCACTGTAACATGAGTGAAGACAAGTGTTAATGAGGATTTTTGTAGCATTACTCCAGGCTTCATTTCTGAGTTAAATACAAATGCTTGTGTGTTAACGGACCGAAAAAATGAGTTAGACTCCAAACTGCTAGAGCACTGGCAGGCGCTGGTGGTGCGGTGTCCCAAAGCATGTGATTTGGCTCAGGTGTGTTCTGCATGTCCCACAGTACTGACCGAGATGAGAGAGCAAAGCACAGGCTGGAAACGGAACTGGATCTGTTGACTCAGGATTAgcaattttctgtcttccatcCACCTCAATCCCTTGCATGCTGGTAATAGGTTACTGCCTGTACCTCAGCCTTGCTCTGTGCCAGGGCTTGCTAGCAGAACAAAAGCCACGTGGCCTTTTTAGTCTCAGGGGACCCTGCCTTCTGGGCAGTgttgctctgcagcacaggcaaGGGTTTCACGGCAGTCTGTTTGCGTTTCAGGTTATCATGGTTACTGGAGACCATCCGATCACAGCCAAAGCCATTGCCAAGGGTGTGGGCATCATCTCTGAGGGCAATGAAACAGTAGAAGATATTGCTGCTCGACTCAACATTCCCGTCAGCCAGGTCAACCCTAGGTACTGACGCTGGGGGGAAAGGCCAGAGCTGTTAAAAGAATTAAGCCCTTGCCTCTCTTCTTGCCTTGGATAATCCCTCAGCATCTCTCTCTAGACATGAAAAGCTTCGCAGCGTCTGCTTTGCTCAGCATGTTGTGGCTCTTCAGTGTGTATCTTGAGTTATTGAACAATGCATAAGGCTGTCTTGAATGTGCTTGTGTCTTATGCATGGGTAGTAGTTAGGAGTAAGCCCTATACAGAAAACCCAGGTAGtttctttcatccttttttgGCCCTGTAGCTGCCTGTCCTGATGGTCTGTCCCCATGCTGGGGGAGAGAAACAGCTGGCTGGGTGAAGTCTTCTGAGGATTAACTCTTTCCCCATGAGCTGAGCATTTGCCCTGCCTGGTTCATGTCACTGTGCAAGCCCCACATACTGGCCCAATGTAGCAGGCAGGAAAAAGCATCTGAATTGGCatgggggagggaggtggctgGCTGGGGACTGTTTTGAGCAATGCTGTTGCAGAGCCCAAAATGCACGTACTCCTGTGATTCCAGATCTTTAAATAGTCTAGCTTTGCCCTCAGACGTATACTTAGTCAGGCTTGTTTAGTAATACAACTTACAGGTTCATGGGGAAACtccagtaaaaagaaaatacccagTTAGCTAGTCACAGTCCAGACTGAATGGGCTACCAAAAGTAAACTCTGTTTAACTGTTCTATACTCTTTAGGGAAAAGAGCTGAAATGACACCTATAAACTTGATTACTCAAAGCCCAGCTCTGTCCCTCTTGCTCTCGGACTTCTGGGTCTGACTGCAGGTGGGCAAAGGGAGCAGGACTTGGGCTGGGTAGAGGAATTGATGCTAGCCAGTAGCTAGAAGCAGCATAAATGTGAAAATGGAATTCCTTCCTCTTAAGAGGTTAATGTTTGCCTTCATAGCCTAGTGCAGAACTGAGGCATCCTCAGAAAATGTCCTTTGGCATAAGCAGGCTGTTTGCAGAATGGCTGGGCTGTCTGCATTGCTTAGCTTGACCCAGCCTGTGTTTGAGCTGGAGGGTAGCCACCTAGCTTATGAACTGTGAATAGAGACACCCTGTGGAATGAAATAGCTTGAGGATGACAAGTATTGtggctgaaatttttttttggggggggggggcgcgggggaagtggttttgttggtttggtatttttttttttgagggtaACTTACCAACCTGGCAGTGCAGGCTGGGGATCAGTGGGCTGTGTGACTGAGCAggtcagcagctggctgtgagGGTGGGGAAGGAATTTCCCTGTCTAAACTGGGTGATGTCACGATCTGTGTGGACAGTCTCCTAGACCTATAAGGGATGGTATGCTGAGTGAGAGAGGTGGTATTTTGCTGTAGCGTGCAGGGTACCGAACCAGTCTAAATATAACGTGGCATGCTTTTGTTGCTGAAGAGTGTGGAATAGTTGAACTGGCATAGGATGGGCTCTCTCTGTGAAGAGCCAAGTGTAGATCATCAGCCTGTTGCAAAAGAGATTGCCGGCAGAAGACCGCAGCATCTCTCGTGATGGTGGAAGCCAACTGCCTCAGCCAGGGCTTCCTTTCTTGCAGAGGGGCCAAGAGCTGTGGTAACAAATAGTTTTTGCCTtggtgcattttaaaaagcagtagaaaGAATGAGTCTGCTCATGGGGCTTTTTGTCTGTTGCTTGgtgctgtctttttctttgtgttcacCATCTACCGTGGAGTGTGAAACTTCTGTGCAGAGGCTGCCTGGATTAGTATTTAGTCACAGCAGGAGTTGGTCTTTCCCTAGAGCTCTGGAGAGCCATAGTTTTATGGGCCAAATACAGCTAATGAGAAATTAGTTGGACTTGTGAAGTAAAACATGATATTGTCTCTTGATTGCAGAGATGCCAAAGCTTGTGTTGTTCATGGCTCAGATTTGAAGGATATGACTAGTGAGCAACTGGATGACATCTTGATTCATCATACAGAAATTGTCTTTGCCAGGACATCTCCTCAGCAGAAGCTTATAATTGTGGAAGGCTGTCAGCGGCAGGTAAAGAGAGGGAGTCCAGGGATTTCATGTTGGAGAAATCCCTAGAGAGATATACGTaaacctctgtgtgtgtgtgtgtatatatatatatataaaaccacagTCAACCCATGCTGCCTTCTGAAGTGGCAGGGCTTAGTTTTCTCAGTGCCCTCAAGTAAACAACCAGACTAGATCTCAGtctttcagcagctgaaggcaACTGTCAGGCTGCTCTACGATACGTAAATATAAGGGTCttgcaggaaaacattttccGTTTTTACTGAGGCTTTCTTCTGATCCTAGGGtatttaaattgtttaatttctaAATGCTCTGGAGGTGCCTGGGAGATGAGGATTCAGCATGTTTATATATTGTCCAGCATCACCTTTGGGGAGAGCAGCATGGTTCTCTGATAAGCCTGATCAGAACAGGGAAAGGGGTGAGGGGAGGACAAGGAGAAACTGAGGTATCTTTGTTGTAAAGTGAAGTAGATTTTATGCTTCATCTCCTGAAAGACAGGAGAAATGTTTTGGGCCGGAAAGCTATTACACGAtgatttcagtctttctctccctgttcttGTGACTAGGGTGCTATTGTAGCAGTCACAGGTGATGGTGTGAATGATTCCCCAGCCCTGAAGAAGGCTGACATTGGTGTTGCTATGGGCATTGCTGGGTCAGATGTCTCCAAACAGGCAGCTGACATGATTCTGCTAGATGATAACTTTGCCTCCATTGTCACTGGTGTTGAAGAAGGTGAGTTTATAGCTTGTCTACAGTAGTCACAAAGTGGTGTGCTTCAGCAATGTAACTTACTGATTCCCTCTGAAACAGAAGCATCTGGAGGGCTCTCCTTTATTTGAGCTTGTCTCCATGATAAGTGTTTTCAAGGAGGGCCGTGCTGTCCTCCTCCCTTCAGGGTCTTCTCCCCTTCCGTGGGACCAGCATGACGCTTTGGGATGAGTAACAGTAGGAAGCAGCTGAGCAACAAAAGCTACTTTGTCCTTTTGCTTAACACTGACCTTACAGTCATCTTTGCCAGCTGAGTCTGACACATTTTCCTCCCTGATGGAGCAATAGCTCTCAAACAGGAACAGAGCAGAGGGTACCTTCAGGGGCTCCTAACGATCTTGGGAAACCAGGGCTTAGTATCCTTAGTATGCAGTGAACCCTGATTGATTGATGTGACCAAAAATACTACTCTCTATAGGCGATGCCGTGCGTGGAGCACACAGTCTCATCCTTACATGCAAGAGAACTCTACAATTTGCTGCACTAGCATTTTGCCTCTCAGTGCTACTGAAGCTGCCCATGAGCTACTTGGCTGCTTTCTGCCGATTAGTGAGAGTTGCATTGTTCTCTCTTCCTTGCCACAGGGCGCCTGATCTTTGATAACCTGAAGAAGTCTATTGCTTACACCTTGACCAGTAACATTCCTGAAATCACACCGTTTCTGATCTTCATCATTGCAAACATACCCCTTCCACTAGGAACAGTCACCATCCTCTGCATTGACTTGGGCACTGACATGGTAAATGTCTTTTTGTGTCAGGAAGAAATTTTGGGAAGAAATGTGGGTGTTCTTGGGTACCCTAAAGAAAAGGCAGGTGGAAGGAAAATgcttaaatacagttttctctAGCGTTCTGGTTTAAAATCAGTGACTGTTTGGTACTCGTAATCCGTGCTCCCTGTCTCATGGCTTTCAGAGTCTGAGGATCCTTCAGTTCCATGTAAGGACAaaccgggggtggggggtggggtagggTCCCTCTTGAATACTACAGCTAGAGGTTTTGGGCGGTGCTGTTTGTCAGGTTGAAAACATGGGGCAAGGAAGGCTGTACACAGTGGAAAATTGAAATGGTTCTAACAGTGGTCCTACCACCTCCCAAGGTCCCCGCTATCTCCCTGGCATATGAGCAAGCAGAGAGTGACATCATGAAGAGGCAGCCCAGAAATCCCAAAACAGACAAGCTGGTGAATGAACGGCTGATCAGCATGGCCTATGGGCAGATTGGTAAGCTGGTCTGTTTTCTCTGGCACCAGTTTGAACTCGGTGGTAGTGGGGGTTATACGCCATCCTGAGTCAGTGACTGCTCTGGTAGAGTTGAGGTTTGGGATGTATAAACCAGAACCTCAGGCTGTTAAGAGCTCTTGCCATGATTCTGCCCCTGTGGCACATAGCGGTGGCTTGTGCAGCTTGATCCATTGAATTGCTTTCAcagtaattttgtttaattgcaTAGCGCTGTAAAGGAACTGGCTGACAACCAGCTCTCCTCTGGTTCAGACTTGTTCAGCAAGAACATAGATCCCATTGTTAGTTTAATTAGAAGTAAAGGATTCTCTCCAGCGTATCCCTAAACACACAGTATTAGGAGTCTTGATTAAAGGCAGCTACAGAGACGTGCCCAGTTCACAGGACAGGAGCGCATGCTTAATTGCAGCAGACCTTGGGAACCTTCTTGACTATATTTTGCAAGGATTGGGGGTGGCCAAGGCTTAATGAGAATACAAAGGGAGTTTTATCTTGTGTCCTTGAGTACTATGCCAtcacagcacagggcagcacagaaGTAACTCTGTACAAAGCTGGGAGGAGAAGCTGCTCAGCAAAAGAGTCGCAGCTGAGTTTGATGTTAGTGTGAACTATTTCTATAGCTGCTGCATGGGAGACTGAGCCCCTCAAGGAGTAATGTTTGAGGTGGTTGGGGTCTCctgcaaactgttttctgttaataattGCACTGCACAGTAGCTTCATCAGTTTTTTGTCGTTCGTTCTTACGTGTTTAGGTATGATCCAGGCCCTTGGAGGTTTCTTCACCTATTTTGTAATCATGGCAGAGAACGGGTTCTGGCCTTCTGGCTTGCTAGGGATCAGAGTTCAGTGGGATGACAGATGGATTAACGATGTGGAAGACAGCTATGGGCAGCAATGGGTAAGTTGTGAGGCACCACTTGGAGGCTGCCAGCCAGAATTCTAAACGCCTGCTGAACTTGGTGTGAGCAccagagcaaaggcagcatgTCTGAATGCATGCTCTCTGTTTTGTCCGCTTTCTAGACCTACGAACAGAGGAAAATAGTGGAGTTCACTTGCCATACAGCCTTCTTCGTCAGCATTGTGGTTGTGCAGTGGGCAGACTTGATCATCTGTAAGACCCGAAGAAACTCTGTCTTCCAGCAGGGGATGAAGTAAGTCATAAGTCAGGCTGTCCATGGAGGGATTTAGAATTGGATTCTGTGTATTCTCCAGCACATGGCAATCTAGTTCTTCATCCCAGCACTCTCTGGGGATCTTGGCATAAGTCTTGAACAGTGTGGTGCCTTGGTAGTGGATAAGAGGGACGGGGTGCTCTGTTTCTTGTAGTACCTGTTGCAGTAGTCAGGCTGAGACAGTGCGAAGTGCTGACTTCTGTTGGCTGTGGGAGCTAGCCCACCTGGAAGGACAGTGACATACTCCAGCGCACAGCgttgtgcagcagcagagcagctgatcAAGAGATCTGGTGGCGTGAACCCCAGCTGCCTTCTGAATTTGTAATGAAAGCAATTGCTGGCTGACTTAGTTGTGAACTGGAATGTATCTTTTGTCTAGAGACATAATACCCTTGTGACAGCTGGGCCATCAGCTTGGATGGCCTGATAGTCCCCACCTGATGGATTTCTGGGCTAGACCAAAATGTCTGTTTCTATCGACTACCATGTGGCAACTAGGTGGTTTTTCAGGATGTCATCTGTGAGAGTACTTTGTTCCtgactgcatttctgtttctactAGGAACAAGATCTTAATATTTGGTCTCTTTGAGGAGACCGCTCTGGCTGCGTTCCTCTCCTACTGCCCTGGGATGGATGTTGCTCTAAGGATGTACCCTCTCAAGTAAGTTGCATCACGTTTTTTGTGCAGCAGGCTGTACTGCAGAATGGTAGTGCTTGGGTGGGGAGATGGATAAAAGTGAGCTTGTGGAGCATGAAACATAGTCCTCAACCCAGAAGAGCTCAGGCTAGAGGGTGTGAGTGGTCCTTTGCTGTAGTGGGGCACACCaggggtttgctttgctttactgttTGTGGGGAGCCTGCAGTTCAGTGCCCCATTGAAAATTAGCAACGTGACTTCAGTTGTGCCACTGTGCTGTAGTGCAGCTGCTCTTGTACTTAACTTGCGTGGAGTATTTTATGGGTAGGGGGCTGCACCTCCAGAGAAAGCCAGTTGAATTGCTCTGAAACACAGGCCAGGTGACTCTTTATTAAAGAACTGGTGATGACATCTTGTGCCTTTTTCTACCTTCCACGGAATTGGCACAAGTAGTAAAAATCTTTTGAAGGATGCTATGTTAGGTGCAGATGACCAGTTAGTGCATAGTAACTTTCTGATGTTGGGAGGGTGCGAACATCTTAAGCATTGCTCAACAGTGTTGCAACACTTTGTGTCCAGGGCTTAGTCTCAAACTTTGAACAGTCCTAAGTGCCACGaaatttttcattgcaaaaaaaacaaaaccaacaacccaccCTGGTACCTCTTGCAATCCATTCAGAAGTGTTGTCTAGAGTTTGGTGCTGAAGtgtcagcatttctgaagaaagctgGCCTCTGCCCAATGCCTGCAGCAGCTAGATGTTAGCACGTGTAAATCTGGGGAAACCAATGCAGTTCAAGTGAGCAAGGCTGTGGGCACAAAGGTTGTGTGTACTTAGAGGAAATATTGCTACATTAATAGGTGGGGAGGTGCTGGTACGGAGATGAACAAAGGTGCTATGACACACCTTGTGCTGGAATTAATATCCAAAAGTGGATGAACCTATTGCAGCAGAAGACTTGATGGTAATTCTTGGCTTGGAGGATTCTCAGCTAAACCACAGCCTTGTGGGAGCTGGTGCCCTGGCAAGCTGGGACATGccagccttcctgccctctTCTGTGCCGTCGAGTCAGAGCTCCGCTAGGCGAAGAGAGAGCATCTCCGCTGCCTGTGTTCTCACTGTCTCCTCTCCCAAACAGGCCAACCTGGTGGTTCTGCGCTTTCCCATACTCCCTTCTCATATTCCTGTACGATGAAGTCAGAAAGCTCATTATCAGACGCAACCCTGGTGGTAAGAATATGCTGCTAATCTGTGTATTTCCTTCCCCACCTTTTTAcgctgctgagctctgcagaagcTCTGACAGTGCTCAGGGAcccccagtgctgagcactATGCAGGGatgtgttttgctgtgttttcccttcctcGACATCAATAGTGCAGTGAGTTCAAATTGAGGATTTCCTCTGTCCTTCTGCCTTCGTTCTCCAGCAGTATATGAAAGTACTGATGCACTGAAGGA from Falco rusticolus isolate bFalRus1 chromosome 5, bFalRus1.pri, whole genome shotgun sequence includes the following:
- the ATP1A1 gene encoding sodium/potassium-transporting ATPase subunit alpha-1; amino-acid sequence: MGKGAGRDKYEPTATSEHGTKKKKGKKERDMDELKKEVSMDDHKLSLDELHRKYGTDLSRGLTSARAAEILARDGPNSLTPPPTTPEWVKFCRQLFGGFSLLLWIGAILCFLAYGIQSAMEEEPNNDNLYLGVVLAAVVIITGCFSYYQEAKSSKIMESFKNMVPQQALVVRNGEKISINAEGVVVGDLVEVKGGDRIPADLRIISAHGCKVDNSSLTGESEPQTRSPDFSNENPLETRNIAFFSTNCVEGTARGIVISTGDRTVMGRIASLASGLEGGKTPIAMEIEHFIHLITGVAVFLGVSFFILSLILEYTWLEAVIFLIGIIVANVPEGLLATVTVCLTLTAKRMARKNCLVKNLEAVETLGSTSTICSDKTGTLTQNRMTVAHMWFDNQIHEADTTENQSGASFDKSSATWGALSRVAGLCNRAVFQANQENVPILKRAVAGDASESALLKCIELCCGSVKEMRERYPKVVEIPFNSTNKYQLSIHKNANPSESRYLLVMKGAPERILDRCSTILIHGKVQPLDEEMKDSFQNAYLELGGLGERVLGFCHLALPDDQFPEGFQFDTDEVNFPVDKLCFVGLMSMIDPPRAAVPDAVGKCRSAGIKVIMVTGDHPITAKAIAKGVGIISEGNETVEDIAARLNIPVSQVNPRDAKACVVHGSDLKDMTSEQLDDILIHHTEIVFARTSPQQKLIIVEGCQRQGAIVAVTGDGVNDSPALKKADIGVAMGIAGSDVSKQAADMILLDDNFASIVTGVEEGRLIFDNLKKSIAYTLTSNIPEITPFLIFIIANIPLPLGTVTILCIDLGTDMVPAISLAYEQAESDIMKRQPRNPKTDKLVNERLISMAYGQIGMIQALGGFFTYFVIMAENGFWPSGLLGIRVQWDDRWINDVEDSYGQQWTYEQRKIVEFTCHTAFFVSIVVVQWADLIICKTRRNSVFQQGMKNKILIFGLFEETALAAFLSYCPGMDVALRMYPLKPTWWFCAFPYSLLIFLYDEVRKLIIRRNPGGWVEKETYY